Within the Gossypium raimondii isolate GPD5lz chromosome 12, ASM2569854v1, whole genome shotgun sequence genome, the region TTTAAGAAGTTAAATCCTCTAGACTCATATGCGCTagaatttaaaggaaaaacaaaaaatgaagcGCGTTTTGGACGAAAGTTCAGACGATGGATGGGAAAATCATTCTTTCAAGCCTTCCCGGGTTTCAAAGAAAAGCCCTAACCCTCCTCCAATCAAATCTTTCTCTTTCAATTCCCAATCTCACACTAATTATTCCGGCCAAAGCAGCGACGATTGCGTCGAAATCCAACAGTTGGAGGACGACGGGGTCTCCAACTTGGAAGACGACGATGTTGAAGCCGAGGATGTCGCCCGGCCTGTCAACCGTGTCCGTCGATTCGTGGTTGACGACGACGAGGAAGACAATGAAAATGCTTGCTCTGATGAGGTGTTTGATGTTGAGTCAAGTGAAGAAATGGAGGAACTGCAAGAGGATGACGTGGTAGGGAAGGCGTTGCAAAAGTGTGCGAAAATATCGACTGAGCTTCGGAAGGAGCTCTACGGGAGTTCTGCTGCTTCTTGTGAACGATACGCCGAAGTAGAAGCTTCTTCCGTGAGAATCGTTACGCAggtatattttattgaaaagaagttgaaagcatcttatttttttttttgtttggttacTGAGAAAATTGAGGCAGCGAAGGCCGTGATCACTCGAACTTTTTgtctatatctatatatatttatttagaaaagaGCTCTATGAAATTGCAAAAGTTTGCATTAAGTTCAGATCGACTTAATTAGGTGAATGCATGTCATTATGCTTTATGTTTAAGCTGTAGTTTGATGGAAATCACCACAATAGTTGCAAATTGGTATTGCTTGAAATTTCGTTTTTACATCATTTTATTGGAGACGATTGTTTTGAGATACTACATGGCTGAAATCGGGGAATGTATGAATGCAATATCTGTTCAACATTACCTTTTGGTTTTCAGATAGGCTTGTTTCTAAATTGGCTTATGTCTTACTCTTGCAGAATGATGTTGATGTTGCATGTGGGGCTGCGGATTCTGGTTTTCAGCCAGTTCTCAAGCCATATCAACTAGTTGGTGTAAACTTTCTTCTTCTGTTGCATCGAAAGGGTATTGGAGGAGGTACTTGTTTTAATCTTTGGACACCAGTTCTGTTATGCCTGGGCTTTATATTTCTAGGTTTTTCTGTTATTGATGTGGTtcctaaataataatttgtatttgTTGCTGAGATTTGATAAATTCTTGAGCACATTCCTATATCTAATAGAATTAAGCTGAGAAGTAAGAACAAACGGTTTCTGTAAAACCTAAATGCTCATTCTTAGATGTCTGTATTGGCCTAGATTCTCATGTATAGTTGGAgatctttaattttgattgggtGACTAAAATTTAAGATGAAGAAACAGAACATGAAATTCAGAACTATGGGTGGTGTTGTCAAAACTTGTGTTGCATGATAACTGCATCAACCTTCATCATCTGTCACTTTCTTGGAATATGTCTATAACTTTGGTTGGGAAGGGGGGAGAAGGAAATGATAAGAACCTTGAGTAATAATGGCTTTCTAGAATAGATAATATTTAGGTTTTATGCTCTTAATTTTCAGGGaatgatattgaatttttgttcaGTTTAAGAAAGCCACAAAAGAGATCTTTCAGATTTATGATTGTTTCAATAAGTTTccaatttgaaaagaaaaagaacgtGACAAGAATTTGGCAGGGTTGGGGGTCCTATTGCTGcatttgattttgaataaaCCAAACAGGGAATGGTTgtttcttttgctttcttttttcaTATACTGATGTTAATTGTAAAGTAATCTGGCCTTCCAGTTTTTTACTGGCTAATAAGTGGGGTACACAATCATCAATACTTATTGCTATTAGTCTGTTGCAACCTATATATTAGATGATGATGCTTCTTTGTCTAGATTTTTTTCACTGTTTTGGATGCTGATTGTCTGGTTTTTGTTGACTTGATCCAattcttttcttatttgaaAATCGTTCCTCttccaaataatttattattattactcgCTTGTCAAATTCATGCCCAAGTCATTTGATGCTGCAATTTGGGGCAGTCGTGTTAATAAGATATATATGCACGAAAAGATTTGTCCCTAGACTTATAATTTTAGGCTCCAAGTGCATATTTGTCTATGTTTTAGGTAATTGGTATGGTTTGGAAGGGCTAACAACTTTTTATATATGTGCAGCTATATTGGCAGATGAGATGGGTCTTGGGAAAACCATTCAGGTACCAGAAGACTAATTTGTTTTGCCAGATAAATCTTgtctaaatttcattttatcagGCTAAATTGCTTTCCTCTGCAGGCTATTACATATTTAACTTTGCTGAAACATCTGAAAAATGATCCTGGTCCTCATTTGATAGTTTGTCCTGCCTCAGTTTTAGAAAACTGGGAAAGAGAACTTAAGAAGTGGTGCCCATCATTTTCTGTACTTCAGTATCATGGTGCTGGCAGAGCAGCTTACTCGAAAGAGTTGAGCTCTTTGTCCAAAGCTGGATTACCACCTCCATTTAATGTCCTCCTTGTGTGCTATTCACTTTTTGAAAGACACAGGTATGCTTTTTGTTATCTGGGTTTGTGTTCTATTCTGTTTGTTTGTCTACATGAGTGTGTACATGTGTGTATTTGGTTTTTATTAGTGGTTTCTATAGTGTGCAGCAGAAGGATGATCGTAAAATTCTGAAACGTTGGCATTGGAGCTGTGTGCTAATGGACGAGGCCCATGCTTTAAAGGATAAGAACAGCTATAGGTGGAAAAACCTAATGTCAGTTGCTCGAAATGCAAAACAGCGTCTTATGCTAACAGGCACACCACTGCAAAATGATTTACACGTACTATTACCTTCTCCTCTGTCCTAAAGTAATTCTAGAACCAGAAgtaatttaagtaaataatggTTATTGAGCATTGTGGTGGTATGGTTCAGTGAGTCATATGGTTCACATTATTGAGAAAAGTTCTGTTATGCTGAAGCATAGAATTTCATCCATTAAAAACTATTTCTCAAAGAGAACCAAAATTTAGTATGGGAAAAATGAAGCAATTCTTTTCAGTGTAGACTGTATTATGACAGCAATATTTCAACTCAATGAATCATGCTTTGAATTTCTAGTTTAGATAAAAATGTCTTTTGTTCCTTAgtctttcatatattttctttgcTGTCAATGGAATCCCATTTTGGTAAGAAATACCTTTCCTGTTATCATGAAACCTTCTGATAAGATTTTTCTTTTGTCTGAATAAAATGCTGCTGGTATTAGAAAATATGTTTTCTAAATATACTTCTGAGTATTGTACATGTTATTTTGTTGCTGCTGAGTGGATAGCTTTTTGTTGCAGGAGCTGTGGTCGTTGCTAGAGTTCATGATGCCTGATCTTTTCGCCACTGAGGATGTAGACTTGAAGAAGCTACTAAATGCAGAAGATAGGGAGTTGGTTGGTCGTATGAAGTCCATTCTGGGACCATTCATCTTGAGGCGTCTGAAATCTGATGTCATGCAGCAACTCGTCCCAAAGATGCAACGGGTAGATGCTTTCTTACTCTTAGGTTTTGATTAGATATTGTGTATACTTTATTGAGGGactttaatttgaaaattccTCTGTAGCGGTAACTGTTTCAATATTCTAGTGTAGCTAAGTATCCCTTTTGCAGGTTGAGCATGTAATTATGGAGAAGCAACAAGAAGATGCATATAGGGAGGCCATAGAGGAGTATCGTACAATCTCACGAGCACGGATAGCTAAGCTTTCAGAATCTGATATGAATAATATTGTTGGAATTCTTCCTCAACGTCAGATCTCAAACTATTTTGTTCAGTTTAGAAAGGTGCTTCATTATATTCCTTATCTTTCCCTTGCCAtgtatttaatttcaaaagggtCTCTGGTGCTTAAACCTAATATCTTTGCTTTAAACTTCTCTAGATTGCAAATCATCCATTATTAGTGAGGCGAATTTATAATGATGAGGATGTTGTTTGCTTTGCTAGAAGGTTACATTCAATGGGTGTTTTTGAATGTACCTTGGACAGAGTAATTGAGGAACTAAAGAATTACAATGACTTCTCTATTAATCGGGTAATTCTTTTGATTAAGAAATTTCCTTTTCCCTTTTCAAGACTTGAGGCTTGCGGTGATTACTGTTTgttttaagtatatttattctttattctgtTTGTTTCTTAGTTCCTCTTTCAAGAAACGAGAGTCATTCAATATATTTGAAGTAGTTTATAGAATaggaaatttaaattatttgtgaaGGTTGAAAAAGAAGATAGATCAGAGTTAACAAGGAAGACTTTTAAGTACTGGAAAAGGATGAGAATATCTTTGAGTATCAGGGTTGCAGGTTGGTTGGTAGTTTCTCTTCATTTTATCAGCATGTTCCCTAAATTTTCCACTCAATATGAAGACCTGTAGTTTAGTTCTCTTTCTGCAATAGTTCCCTTAGTAGTGAAcctattttaagttgttttgtagtataaaaaCAGTTGCAGACTGATTCAACCTAAAAGCTTAAATTCTGAGGTGAGTGATTGAAACTGGTTTTCAACACCAATATGTTCTGAGCCCATAATTGACTTTTATGTCGAAACTGAGATGAGGGAACTCAagatttgaataatattttagtcaacCTAAATTGCTATGTGAGTGATCAAGGATGTGATTTTAATTACTGACAACTTCAATGATGTAggctatttttttttgtcatatatGTTCTTGGGTGTCCATAGGCCAGGCTGTGgtccaaaattttccttttaagttcTTTACCCAAGCCTAGTCGGTGGTCAGCCactaaggaaaaaaaagttatatatttttatagttaatttttaataattttattgttaaatactaatttgagcTGGTCCAAATTTGTAAAAACCTTGTCCAAGGTCTGGCCTGTATAGGCCATATGAGTGGATTGACTTTTGGGTCAGTCTTAGTGGTTTTGCTCCAAGTTCATTTTAGATTTATCTGGTCTTCCAGTTTGGGTCCTCTTTTCTCCTTTGAGGCATGAGGTTAAAGCATATTAGGTCATTATGATGTGGAATGGATCCATCACCATCAGTCAACCATAAAAGTAGGTTGATGGATGCTTCCTTGTGGTGTTCACCGTCCATATAATATTTAGCATACTGATACCTACGTAATTTTCAAAGATCGAATGTAGTTTCAATTACGACATTTAAACAAcctaatgaaaatgaaatacaGACCTATTTGCAGAGCTTTATTTTGGATGGCATGTTTTGTTACAGTTTCTATGAAGTACTGGTTAgaattgatgttttatttatttcagttcTAAGCAGACCTAATGAATACAATAAACTACGAATTTATCACGTATTGATCACTTTATCCAAATGCTATTAATCCACAAATTTACTTGTTTTAGACCTCAATGTTCAAGTGTGATCATTCATATTTAAACTTATCTTTCCAAATAGCTTATTCCATTTCAATCGTGACTAGTGGATCGGAAACTGATGAGTACCTTTTGTGCATACAATtcctttttattcttcttctcTGCGTAATGACGGCTATAACTGCTAAGTTTATGCTGGTGTCTCTTTTTGCAATTTTAAATCTAATGTgaccaaaattataattttttttcttttctagttttggtattcatatatttgttttaaacatCGTTAATACAGCTTTTAATTCGCTATGGAATTACTGGTGGTAAAGGAACTCTTTCTGATGAGTATGTTATGCTTTCAGCTAAATGCCAGGTAttgtttattctttttctctttcatcCTCCTAACTGTCATGCATCAATTACATTTGCGTGTGATTGATGTTGCTGCAGGCTTTAGCAAAGCTTCTCCCTTCACTCAAGAGAAGTGGGCATCGAGTTCTGATTTTTAGCCAATGGACATCAATGCTTGATATCTTAGAGTGGACTTTAGATGTTATTGGAGTTACATATAAACGGCTTGATGGAAGGTGTTGCTTACATTCTGCTTCACTAGATTTTTCTTTGTCCTCCTTTATGGGATAAaagttttgttgttttcttttaaattgctGGTTCCAGTTATCTACTATGAGGCTTAACTAGTGCAGGCATTTTTTACGGGCAGATAAACATACTGTTCCAGTTTCTTTTTCCTATACATTCTCTAACATTATCCGTGCATTGAATATATCTTACTTTGAGCAGTACTCAGGTGACTGATAGGCAGACTATAGTTGATGATTTCAATAATGACACTTCAATATTTGCGTGCTTGTTGTCCACGAGAGCTGGAGGGCAGGGTTTGAACTTGACAGGAGCTGATACTGTAATTATCCATGACCTGGATTTTAATCCACAGATTGACCGGCAGGCTGAAGATCGTTGCCATCGAATTGGCCAAATTAGGCCAGTTACTATATACAGGTGCTCAGAAATACCCTTCTTttcccattttttatttcttcttggcTCATCAATGCATTGTGAAGTTGTAGATGCAAAATTAACATAGTTTCGTATCATTTGCAGGCTGGTTACTAAAGGTACTGTTGATGAGAATGTTTATGAGATTGCAAAAAGGAAGTTGACTCTGGATGCTGCAGTGCTAGAGTCAGGTATTGATATAGAGAATGAAGGTGACACATCTGAGAAAACGATGGGACAAATACTGACATCACTACTGATGAACTAGAACTAAACTAGTATGTGatagatttttgttttctttacttttGCTTATTCTTTGTACACATAAGACCCATTGTTGTATCAGTTCGTAGATGAAGAGAAAATTGTCTTGATCTATTAGATTTAGGATCATTTGAGGGGAAaatcaacctttaaaatttttagggcaTGCCTTACATGGGTATTAATTAGCCAACACCAACATAGAAGAATATTTatgagaaaattattagcaGGAGAGATGGTGACTTTTCGGTGCCTTTCAGATAGAAGTATCAAAACCCCACCTCCTGAATGGCTCCATCTTCTCCTTAAAGAGAAACTAATTGATTTGTGATCTTACATTTGATATAGTAAAGAGTaccaatattattattatcttagaACCCTTTTACTTGGTGGAGGTGGATTTACATCGGTATGAACAAATTTTGGTAGTTGGCAGCTAAGTTATTTTTGGAGGTGATTATTTGATATGGGTATGTGTTTGATAGGcttaagtatttttttcttttcttttcaaagtaTTATTTCCCTCTTCATGCTCAGAGGATTATATTTTGTGTTCATGTCCAAATGCGTCAAATATAGTTAATGAACATGTgtattttaggaaaaataaataacttggaTAGATACGGAGCATATTaagaagaatgaagagtacCTTAGAGAAAATAAAGCATCTGAGTAATATAGATTAGTAAATTGGTAAATTTCTGGTAAGCTATGAAGATGCCTCGG harbors:
- the LOC105764383 gene encoding protein CHROMATIN REMODELING 19; the protein is MKRVLDESSDDGWENHSFKPSRVSKKSPNPPPIKSFSFNSQSHTNYSGQSSDDCVEIQQLEDDGVSNLEDDDVEAEDVARPVNRVRRFVVDDDEEDNENACSDEVFDVESSEEMEELQEDDVVGKALQKCAKISTELRKELYGSSAASCERYAEVEASSVRIVTQNDVDVACGAADSGFQPVLKPYQLVGVNFLLLLHRKGIGGAILADEMGLGKTIQAITYLTLLKHLKNDPGPHLIVCPASVLENWERELKKWCPSFSVLQYHGAGRAAYSKELSSLSKAGLPPPFNVLLVCYSLFERHSVQQKDDRKILKRWHWSCVLMDEAHALKDKNSYRWKNLMSVARNAKQRLMLTGTPLQNDLHELWSLLEFMMPDLFATEDVDLKKLLNAEDRELVGRMKSILGPFILRRLKSDVMQQLVPKMQRVEHVIMEKQQEDAYREAIEEYRTISRARIAKLSESDMNNIVGILPQRQISNYFVQFRKIANHPLLVRRIYNDEDVVCFARRLHSMGVFECTLDRVIEELKNYNDFSINRLLIRYGITGGKGTLSDEYVMLSAKCQALAKLLPSLKRSGHRVLIFSQWTSMLDILEWTLDVIGVTYKRLDGSTQVTDRQTIVDDFNNDTSIFACLLSTRAGGQGLNLTGADTVIIHDLDFNPQIDRQAEDRCHRIGQIRPVTIYRLVTKGTVDENVYEIAKRKLTLDAAVLESGIDIENEGDTSEKTMGQILTSLLMN